The Papaver somniferum cultivar HN1 chromosome 3, ASM357369v1, whole genome shotgun sequence genome includes a region encoding these proteins:
- the LOC113355810 gene encoding uncharacterized protein LOC113355810 isoform X2: MKCLSMEKFRERWRFISRGCLGCCTKPAPIIAVDEPSKGLRIQGRTVKKPSISEDFWSTSTCEMDNSAIQSQRSVSSISTSNQTLDSQSGAGSTSNPPEFVNHGLLLWNQTRQQWIGNRNSGNPTPQVQEPRLSWNATYDSLLGTNKLFPQPIPLSEMVDFLVDVWEQEGMYD; the protein is encoded by the exons ATGAAGTGTTTATCAATGGAGAAATTTAGAGAAAGATGGAGATTTATT AGCAGAGGTTGTCTTGGATGTTGTACAAAGCCCGCACCAATTATTGCTGTGGATGAGCCATCAAAGGGACTGAGAATTCAAGGGAGAACTGTGAAGAAACCCAGTATATCAGAGGATTTTTGGAGCACTAGCACATGTGAGATGGACAACAGTGCAATTCAGTCTCAACGTAGCGTCTCATCAATCAGCACATCAAACCAAACTCTAGATTCCCAGAGTGGAGCTGGCAGCACAAGCAATCCACCCGAATTTGTGAATCATG GTCTTCTTCTCTGGAATCAAACTAGGCAGCAGTGGATAGGAAACAGAAATTCTGGTAACCCAACACCACAGGTTCAAGAGCCGAGGTTAAG CTGGAATGCAACCTACGATAGTTTACTTGGAACCAACAAGCTTTTTCCACAGCCCATCCCTCTCTCT GAAATGGTAGACTTTCTTGTGGATGTGTGGGAGCAAGAGGGGATGTACGACTAA
- the LOC113355810 gene encoding uncharacterized protein LOC113355810 isoform X1, with product MLLGRSFSSWFHQILACMGGCLGCCTKPAPIIAVDEPSKGLRIQGRTVKKPSISEDFWSTSTCEMDNSAIQSQRSVSSISTSNQTLDSQSGAGSTSNPPEFVNHGLLLWNQTRQQWIGNRNSGNPTPQVQEPRLSWNATYDSLLGTNKLFPQPIPLSEMVDFLVDVWEQEGMYD from the exons ATGCTTCTTGGGAGATCTTTCTCATCTTGGTTCCATCAGATTCTTGCATGCATGGG AGGTTGTCTTGGATGTTGTACAAAGCCCGCACCAATTATTGCTGTGGATGAGCCATCAAAGGGACTGAGAATTCAAGGGAGAACTGTGAAGAAACCCAGTATATCAGAGGATTTTTGGAGCACTAGCACATGTGAGATGGACAACAGTGCAATTCAGTCTCAACGTAGCGTCTCATCAATCAGCACATCAAACCAAACTCTAGATTCCCAGAGTGGAGCTGGCAGCACAAGCAATCCACCCGAATTTGTGAATCATG GTCTTCTTCTCTGGAATCAAACTAGGCAGCAGTGGATAGGAAACAGAAATTCTGGTAACCCAACACCACAGGTTCAAGAGCCGAGGTTAAG CTGGAATGCAACCTACGATAGTTTACTTGGAACCAACAAGCTTTTTCCACAGCCCATCCCTCTCTCT GAAATGGTAGACTTTCTTGTGGATGTGTGGGAGCAAGAGGGGATGTACGACTAA
- the LOC113355810 gene encoding uncharacterized protein LOC113355810 isoform X3 yields the protein MHGSRGCLGCCTKPAPIIAVDEPSKGLRIQGRTVKKPSISEDFWSTSTCEMDNSAIQSQRSVSSISTSNQTLDSQSGAGSTSNPPEFVNHGLLLWNQTRQQWIGNRNSGNPTPQVQEPRLSWNATYDSLLGTNKLFPQPIPLSEMVDFLVDVWEQEGMYD from the exons ATGCATGGG AGCAGAGGTTGTCTTGGATGTTGTACAAAGCCCGCACCAATTATTGCTGTGGATGAGCCATCAAAGGGACTGAGAATTCAAGGGAGAACTGTGAAGAAACCCAGTATATCAGAGGATTTTTGGAGCACTAGCACATGTGAGATGGACAACAGTGCAATTCAGTCTCAACGTAGCGTCTCATCAATCAGCACATCAAACCAAACTCTAGATTCCCAGAGTGGAGCTGGCAGCACAAGCAATCCACCCGAATTTGTGAATCATG GTCTTCTTCTCTGGAATCAAACTAGGCAGCAGTGGATAGGAAACAGAAATTCTGGTAACCCAACACCACAGGTTCAAGAGCCGAGGTTAAG CTGGAATGCAACCTACGATAGTTTACTTGGAACCAACAAGCTTTTTCCACAGCCCATCCCTCTCTCT GAAATGGTAGACTTTCTTGTGGATGTGTGGGAGCAAGAGGGGATGTACGACTAA
- the LOC113355811 gene encoding EIN3-binding F-box protein 1-like, whose protein sequence is MPTLVNYSGEDEFFTGTPFVYYTPSKRSRISAPFVFSGEEFVQKKQHQQPSIDILPDECLFEIFRRLPAGGEEKSSCASVSKRWLNLLSTIRGEESIELVSEDVESSDGYLTRCLEGKKATDNRLAAIAVGNGNRGGLGKLMIRGSNAVRGVTDAGMSSIARGCPSLKVLSVWNVSTIGDEGLVEIANGCRMLETLDLCECPSVSNKALIAIAENCHNLTTLSLESCSRIGNDGLQAIARCCPKLQSITIKDCPMVGDQGISSLISSSQALMKLKLQNLNITDVSLAVVGHYGRNVTDLVLTGLQSVSERGFWVMGNAQGLQKLNMFAITSCRGVTDLALGAVAKGCPNLKNLFLCKCSFVSDNGLVAFTKNSASIESLQLEECNRISQYGVLAAISNCGLKLKALSLVKCMGIKDIVSELDFVTPCKSLRSLTIRNCPGFGSISLAVVGRLCPQLQHIDLSGLSGVTDAGFLSVVENCEAGLVKVNLSGCMNITDASVTSLARLHEETLQVLNLGECSKVTDESLASIAVNCSMLKELDVSRCAITDFAIASLSCSKKLELEILSLFGCSQVSDKSLPYLADMGQTLVGLNLQYCNSISSSAIELLVERLWRCDILS, encoded by the exons atgcctACTCTCGTCAATTACAGTG gagaAGATGAATTCTTCACAGGGACACCATTTGTATACTACACACCAAGTAAGAGGTCAAGAATCAGTGCTCCATTTGTATTCAGTGGAGAAGAGTTTGTTCAGAAGAAACAACACCAGCAGCCATCTATTGATATTCTACCTGATGAGTGTTTATTTGAGATCTTCAGAAGGTTACCTGCTGGAGGTGAAGAGAAAAGCTCATGTGCTTCAGTTTCTAAGAGATGGCTTAACCTTTTGAGTACTATTCGCGGTGAGGAATCAATTGAACTGGTTTCTGAGGATGTTGAGAGTAGTGATGGATATCTTACTAGGTGTTTGGAAGGGAAGAAAGCTACAGACAACAGACTAGCTGCAATTGCTGTTGGAAATGGTAACCGTGGTGGTTTGGGTAAGCTTATGATCCGTGGGAGCAACGCAGTTCGCGGTGTTACTGATGCTGGTATGTCATCAATTGCTCGTGGATGCCCTTCACTGAAGGTGCTTTCAGTATGGAATGTTTCTACTATTGGGGATGAAGGTCTTGTTGAGATTGCAAATGGTTGCCGCATGTTAGAAACACTCGACCTTTGCGAGTGCCCGTCGGTTTCCAATAAGGCTTTGATTGCTATTGCTGAGAACTGCCACAATTTGACTACATTGAGTTTGGAATCATGTTCAAGAATTGGGAATGATGGTCTACAGGCAATTGCAAGATGCTGCCCAAAACTACAATCCATTACTATCAAAGATTGCCCAATGGTTGGGGACCAAGGGATTTCAAGTTTGATATCTTCTTCTCAAGCTTTGATGAAGTTGAAGCTCCAGAATTTGAACATCACTGATGTTTCCCTCGCCGTTGTCGGTCATTATGGCAGAAATGTTACAGATCTTGTTCTTACTGGTCTACAAAGTGTTAGTGAAAGAGGCTTTTGGGTCATGGGTAATGCTCAAGGATTGCAGAAGTTGAATATGTTTGCAATTACCTCTTGCCGTGGGGTTACCGATCTTGCTCTTGGGGCAGTTGCTAAGGGTTGCCCAAATTTGAAGAATTTGTTTCTCTGCAAGTGTTCTTTTGTTTCAGACAATGGATTGGTAGCTTTCACAAAGAACTCTGCATCTATTGAAAGCCTCCAGCTAGAGGAGTGCAACAGGATTTCGCAATACGGGGTTCTTGCTGCCATTTCTAACTGTGGTTTGAAACTGAAGGCTCTTTCCCTTGTTAAGTGTATGGGTATTAAGGATATAGTTTCAGAATTGGATTTCGTCACTCCCTGCAAGTCTCTACGATCTCTTACCATTCGCAACTGCCCCGGTTTCGGCAGTATTAGCTTGGCTGTGGTGGGAAGGCTATGCCCACAATTACAACACATCGATCTCAGTGGTCTTTCCGGAGTTACTGATGCTGGGTTTCTCTCAGTAGTTGAGAACTGTGAAGCCGGTTTGGTGAAGGTTAATCTAAGTGGATGCATGAATATCACAGATGCTTCAGTTACTTCCTTGGCTAGGCTTCATGAAGAGACCCTCCAAGTGCTAAACCTTGGGGAGTGCAGTAAGGTTACCGATGAAAGTTTGGCCTCAATTGCTGTAAACTGCAGCATGCTTAAAGAACTTGATGTTTCAAGGTGTGCCATCACAGACTTCGCAATTGCTTCACTTTCTTGTTCAAAGAAGCTCGAATTGGAGATCCTATCTTTGTTCGGTTGCTCACAGGTATCAGACAAGAGCTTGCCTTATCTGGCTGACATGGGCCAAACCTTGGTGGGATTAAATCTACAATATTGCAATTCGATCAGCAGCAGCGCTATCGAGCTACTCGTGGAGCGTCTTTGGAGATGCGATATCCTTTCCTGA